Genomic window (Arcobacter aquimarinus):
GGACAGTTATCATTTGGAGAGAATTTCAAAATAGAACCTTATTAAATTTTAGGGATTCTATCATAATTGAAGTAAAAATCTAAAATGGGAAAAACTTCCCATTTAGACTATAATTTAGGTACTAAAGCTCCTGTAGTTTTTTCTATTTTTTTATCAACAGCTTTATTTAACTCTTTTTTCTTTTCTTCTTTTTTATCTTGAACTTTCTTTTCTGTTTTTTCTTTTGAAGTTTTACCTGACTCTTTTACATTTCCAACTATACTATCTCCAAAACCTTTGATATTTTTCAAATCTTCAGGATTTTTAATAGTATTTTTTTTTCTATACTCCATAATCTGTTCAGCTTTTTTCTCACCAATTCCTTTTATACTCATAAGTTCTTCTTTACTTGCTGTTTGCAAATTTATTTGAGCAACTAAAAAAGTTCCACAAAGCATTAATAATGCAACTATTTTTTTCATAACTTCTCCTTTAAAATAATTTAATTAATTATACATAAATTATTTTAAATATTATTTATATAATAATTAAAATTATCTTTTTTTATTAAATAAACTATTATATAAAATTATGCTAATCTAGAAAAATTTAAATTAAAAGGTGTAAAATGGAACAATTTCCTATTGAATTTGTATCTAATATTGCTTCAATAATTTTAGTAGTAGTCTTAGTTATTAATTATTTGAAACATAAAAAAAGAGTTGAAGTTATCCAACAACTTGATTCTTTAAAAAGTGAAAATCAATTAACTCAACAAGATATTTCATACATCTTTGAAAATGAAAAAGAGTATAAGGAAAAAGCAGAAAAAGCAGAAGGATTTACAAAGCTTTTAAATCCAATTTTTATTTTGATTGTAGGTATTTTATTTATATATCTTCCTTTTTCTGAAGCAATGATTCATTTAAACGTATTTGTTGTAGCTTTTATTTTTGTTCAACTTGATAAGATTAACAAAAAAAATACATATATACTTCTAAATGAGTTAAAAAAAGATATTAAAAAAGAGGGAAATTAACTCTTTTTTAATTAGTAAAACAAGCTTTCAATTTTTCATGATTTAAAATCTTAATATAACCCTTCTCATTTTGAATAATTTTCTCTTTTTTAAGTTTTGCTAGTTTTCTTGAAAATGTTTCAGGAGTTATATTTAATAATTGAGCTATTTTTACTTGTTTTAAATTTATCAAAATTGATTCATTATCAATTAAAAATTTTGCAATTTTCTCTAAACTATTAGAGCTAATATTATAATTTATAAAACTCTCTAAGGCTTTTATTTTTCTTGTAAGTGATTTTATAAAAAACATTGATATTTCAGGTTTTAATAAAAATTCTGTTTTAAACTTTTCATAATCGATAAGTAAAACCTCTGCTTTTGTTTCAAATGAGCAATTTGCTGGAAATTTTAAATCTTCATAATTTACAATTTCAGCTATTAATGAAGGTGCCATTAAATTATGAATTACTACCTCATTCTCTTTATGGTCATAAGTATAAAGTTTTGCTATTCCTTTTATCAATAAATGTAAGTATTTAGGCTCATCACCTTTATAAAAAAGTATTTCATCTTTATTAAAATATTTTTTAATTGTTATCTCTTTTAATCTGTTTAAATCCTCTTCTTTTAAAAAACTAAAAAAATTAAAATCATTTTGTGCTATATTTATCATCATCTCTCTTTCTTGATTATAATCAATGTGTAAAAATGTATTTTATGTAAAAATATTAAAATGTTATATTAAATAAGACAATAATTATCCTAAATATAAGTAATAAATTATGACAAAAGAAAAATTTGAACTAGAAATAAAAACATTAAAAACTTTTTATGAACTATATTGTAAAGATAAACATGAAATTCAAGAAAAAATACAAAATAATATTGAATATAAATCAAATTTTTTTACTCTTGAATTAAGTTTATGTCAAGATTGTCAAAAAGCAATTAATTATTCCTTTAAAAAACTCCAATCTTGTCCCCATGAAATAAAACCAAGATGTAGAAAATGTCCAAATCCTTGTTATGAAAAAGAAAATTGGAAAGAAACAGCAAAAGTCATGAAATATTCATCAATAAAACTAAGTTTAGGAAAAATAAAATCAAGGATATTTAATCTTTTTAATTAATTACCAGTTGATTGGCTCTTTTTTTAAACTAGTTAATATCTCATTTGTTTTAGAAAATTGTTTTGAACCAAAAAATCCTCTATAAGAAGAAAGAGGACTTGGATGTGGTGAAGTTAAAATATGATGTTTTGACTTATCAATTAATTTTGTTTTAGCAATCGCTGGAGCTCCCCAAAGTATAAATACTATATCACTACAATTTTCACTAATATATTTAATTATATTGTCTGTAAATATTTCCCATCCAAGTTTGTGATGAGATTTTGGTTTGCTCTCTTCTACAGTTAGAATAGTATTTAAAAGTAATACTCCTTGTTTTGCCCAAAGTGTTAAATCACCATCTTCACAAATAGATTTTTTTCCTAAATCATCATTTATCTCTTTTAAAATATTTACCATTGAAGGTGGATTTTTTATTTCACTTGGTGTTGAAAATGCTAAACCTTGAGCTTGTCCAAATCCATGATAAGGGTCTTGCCCTAAAATCACAACTTTTAGATTTTCTAATTTTGTAAGAGAAAAAGCTTTAAAGATATTTTTCTTTTCAGGGAAAACAGTTGATGTTTTATATCTTTTTTCTATCTCATTATGTAAATTTTTATAATAATCTTTTTCTTTTTCTAAATTTATCACATCTTCCCAAGTCATATCTATCCTTTTAAATTTTTAAATAAAAAAAGCTAAGGTTATAAAACCTTAGCTTTGAAAAAATCTATAATTTATTGATTATAAAACTGGTGATTTAATAACCATCATTTTTTGATTTTGCATTTCTCTCATAGAATCAGGAATTCCACCTAATCCTAATCCAGAAGTTCTAGCTCCACCAAATGGCATCCAATCAACTCTAAATGCTGTATGGTCATTTACCATAACAGCAGTTGCATTTAATCTTTTTACTGCTTTTAAAGCTGTATCAAGATTTTTTGTAAATACTGCTGCTTGGAAAGAAACATCCAGTTGATTTGCTCTTTTGATTGCTTCATCTAATGTTTTATATGAATATACACAAACAACTGGTCCAAAAATCTCTTTTTGAGAGATAATTGCATCATCAGCAGGATTTACAATAACTGTTGGTTCAAAACAAGAATCAGAAATTCTTTTTCCACCAGTTAAAATTTTTCCACCTTTTTCTACTGCTTCATTAACCCACTCTTCAACCCTATTTACTTCATTATGGTTAATTAATGGTCCAACTTCAGTTTTAGGGTCTAATTGGTCTCCAACTATTAATTTTGAAGCTTTTTCAGCAATTTTAGAAGCTACAACTTCTGCTAATGATTCATGTACAAAAATTCTTTGAACAGAAACACAAACTTGACCAGCATGGTAGAATCCACCTTTTACAAGGTCTGGAATCATAGCTTCAACGTCTGCATCTGGCTCAACGATTACTGGTGCAACTCCACCATGTTCTAAAGCACTTCTTGTCCCAGCACTTGCTTTTGAATTTAAATACCAACCAACAGGTCCTGAACCAATAAATGTAAAGAATGCAGTTTTAGGACTTGTAACTAATAACTCTCCACCTGCTCTATCACAAACAACAGCTTGTGCCCAACCGTCAGGAAGTCCTGCTTCTTTTAATAACTCTACAAGTCTTAATGCAGACATTGGAGTTTGTGTAGCAGGTCTAATAATAACTGGACAACCAACAGCAATTGCAGGAATTACTTGATGAATTGCTAAATTAAATGGGTGGTTAAATGCAGAAATTGCAGCAACTACACCAATTGGTTCTTTCATTGTATAAGCCATTCTATTTGCACTTGAAGGTGTATGACCCATAGCAATTTCTTGACCTTCTTGTAATCCAATTTGCTCAATAGCGATTTTTACACCATTAATAGCTCTTTGAATCTCAACTTTAGAGTCAATATAAGGCTTCCCACCTTCACTTGCACAAAGAATTGTTAACTCTTCAACTTGAGAAGACATAATCTTCATCAAGTTTTCTAAAATCTCAATTCTTTTATATTTTGGGATCCAGTTATCTACATCCAAAAATCTTTCGTATGCAGTATCGATAGCTTGTTGTACTCCTTCAACTGTAGTGAATGGAACAGATCCTACAACTCTTCCATCAAATGGTGATGTTACTTCTATTGTACTCATATTTTTCCTTTCAAATTATTATATTAAACACTGTTTTTTAGCTAATAAATCATTTAATATTGCATGATTTAAAGAGTAATCAACTGCTAAATCGATTAAATGAACACCTTTTCCATTTACACATTTTTCTAGAGTTTCAGTAAATTCTTCAACTGATTGAGGTCTATGTCCATGAGCTCCATAAGATTCAGCATATTTAACAAAATCAGGATTATCTAAATCTAATCCAAATGTTTCAAATCCCATACCAGTTTGTTTCCATTTAATCATACCATATGCATTATCATTTAAAATAATTACAGTTAAATCAAGACCTAATCTTACAGCTGTTTCCATCTCTTGTGAGTTCATCATAAATCCACCATCACCACAAACTGCAACAACTTTTTTATCAGGATTTATCATTTTAGCAGCCATTCCAGAAGGAAGTCCAGCACCCATAGTTGCTAAGGCATTATCTAATAATAATGTATTTGGTTTTGCACATCTATAATTTCTTGCAAACCAAAGTTTATAAACACCATTATCTAAAGTTACAATATCCTCATCATTTAATGCTTGTCTAATAGCTCTAACTGCTCTTTGTGGTAAAATTGGGAATCTATTGTCACCAAAATATTTTGATAATCTTGTTCTAATATCATCTGCTAATCTTGCATAATAATCAAAATCCCAATGCTCTTGTGCAGTAATTGCCTCTGTCATTTCTTGAACGCTTCCAGCAATATCACCAACAACATCAAGTTGAGGGAAATAAGTATCATCAACTTCACTTGGGAAGAAGTTTACGTGAATAACTTTAGTTGCATCTGGAGTATTTTCCATAAAAAATGGTGGTTTTTCAATAACATCATGTCCAACATTGATGATTAAATCTGCTCTTTCAATAGCGCAGTGAATAAAGTCATCTTTAGATAATGCAGCTGTAGATAAACATAATGGATGGTTTTCATCAATAACACCTTTACCCATTTGCGTAGAGAAAAATGGCATTCCAGTTTTATTTACAAAATCAGTTAAAGCATTTCCGATTCTAGTTCTATTTGCACCTGCTCCAATTAATAACAGTGGTCTTTTTGCACTTTCAATCATTTTAATTGCATCTGCAACAGCACCTTTACAAGCAGTTGGATATCTAAATGGTTTAACAGGATAAATATTAAATTCAACTTCTTCAGCTGCAATATCTTCTGGTAATTCAATATGAACAGCACCTGGTCTTTCTGTTGTTGCTATTTTGAATGCTTCTCTAACCATTGATGGAATATTATTTCCATTTACAACTTGTTTAGCATATTTTGTCATTGGTTTCATCATACCAACGATGTCAATAATTTGGAATCTACCTTGTTTAGATTTTTTGATTGGTTTTTGCCCTGTAATCATCATCATTGGCATTCCACCAAGTTGTGCATAAGCTGCACTTGTAGCAAAGTTAGTAGCTCCAGGTCCTAAAGTTGAGATACAAACTCCAACTTTTCCTGTAAGTCTTCCATAAGTAGCTGCCATAAATCCAGCACCTTGCTCATGTCTTGTTAAAATCAATTTGATATTTGAAGTTCTTAAGGCTTCAAGAAAATCAAGATTCTCTTCACCTGGAATTCCAAAAATATATTCAACACCTTCATTTTCTAATGCTTTTACAAATAATTCTGATGCATTCATCTTTTGTTTACTCCGATTTTTTTTAAAAATAATTTATTGATAATCATATTCAATATCTGTTTAATTTATTCTTCATTATTAGGTTTTTTTTCCAAATATGAAAATTTTTATGTTATTACATAACTTGCGAATTATAGTTGATTAACCCTTAATATTTTAATGATTTTAATAATCTTGTTTAGAATATATTGATATTATTTTTAATATGATAAAAAATTACTCAAAAGGTTACATATGAAAAAAATTATCCTCATTTTAGTTTTAGCTATTGTTTTACCATTAATCTATATTGTTGTGGTAAATTATAATAATGTTCCAAAACTTGATGAAAATGTTAAAGAGAAATGGTCTCAAGTACAAAATCAATATAAAAGAAGAGCTGATTTAATACCAAATCTTGTAGAAACTGTAAAAGCTTATGCAAGTCATGAAAAAAGCACTTTTGTAGAAGTAACAGAAGCTAGAAGTAAAGTTTCTCAAATAAATTTAGATGTAAATAATCTAAATCCACAAATGTTAGAACAATTTTCACAAGCACAAGCAGGACTTTCAAGTGCTCTATCAAAACTTATGGTTGTTGTTGAAAAATATCCAGAACTTAAAGCAAATGAAAATTTTCTATCTTTACAATCTCAACTTGAAGGAACAGAAAATAGAATTACTGTTGCAAGACGTGATTTTATTGAAGCAGTTAAACTTTACAATTTAGAATTAAGAACTATGCCTGGAAAACTTGTAGCTGCGATTGCGCATCCTGATGCTCAGATAAAAGAGACTTTTTCAGCAAGTCAAACAGAGCAAGAAGCACCAAAAGTGAAATTTTAATGATTTTAAAAGATAATGAAAAAGAACTAATCTCTCAAGAAATTGAAAATCTTGAAAGATTTAGTTCTGCTGAATTAGTTGCAGTTATTACTCAAAAAAGTTCAGATTACAAATATGCTTCATTAATAATATCTATATTTTTAACTTTTTTATTCTCTTTTATTTTATATTTTCTAAAAGAAATATCAACTTTAGAACTTTTGCAATATCAACTTTTGATTTTTATAGGAACTAATCTATTTTTCATTAAATTTAACAATTTAACTTTAAAACTTCTTCCTTTAAGTTACAAACATCAAAAAGCTTCTTTAAAAGCAAATGAGCAGTTTTATAATTTAGGATTAAATAAAACAAAATCTAAACAAGCAATTATGTTTTTTGTAAGTCTTGATGAAAAATATGTAGAGATTATTACGGATACAGAAATCTCAAAAAAAATTCCTAATGAATTTTGGGAACAATTAGTTTATGAATTTACTCTGGATATAAAAAAAGATGATTTTTTAAGTGGTTATTTAAAAGCTATTAAAACTTCAAAGGCTATGTTAATTCAACATTTTCCAATACAAAATGATGATGAAAATGAACTTTCAAATGAAGTAATCGAGTTAAAATGAAAAAGATTATAATTTTTTTATTATTTATATTTAGTTTTTTAAATGCTGATATTTCCCAATATTTTCCAAAATTAGATTCAAGAGTTATAGATGAAGCAAAAATTTTATCACCAAATGTTAAAAAAGATATAGATTTAATTTTAAAAGAGGAAGAGGAAAAGAGTTCAAATCAAATTGTTGTTGTAATCCTAAACTCACTTCATGGTTATACAATTGAAGAGTATTCATATCAATTAGGTAGATATTGGCAAATCGGACAAAAAGACAAAAACAATGGAGTTTTACTCGTAATTTCAATGGATGAGCGAAAAATAAGAATAGAAGTTGGTTATGGACTTGAAGGTGCATTAACCGATAAAATAGCCCATGAAATTATAAACTATACTATAAAACCAAATTTCAAAGCAAACCAATATGAACTAGGAATTTTAAAAGCTGTAAATGAAATGATAGCCTCTATAAAAGGTGAATATGTTGCAAAACCTAAAAATAGTGAATTTAATGATGTAATAAATGCTTTTATTCCTTTAGCTTTTTTTGCATTGATTTTTATATCTATGTTTATAAATAGTATTTCAAGAAAATTAAAAAGTCAATTTTTATACAAAGTTACAAATTCATCTATGGGTTCATCATTTTTTGCTTTTTTTTCTTATATTATGTCTGAAGCATTTACAACATCTAATTTGATTGTTGCTTTAATTGTATTTATAGTTGTATTTATTTTTAATTTGAAAACTGCAAGAGATGTAGATTTTGATAAACTCTCAAAATCTAATTACACGAACAGTTCAAGAAAT
Coding sequences:
- a CDS encoding ComEA family DNA-binding protein, with the protein product MKKIVALLMLCGTFLVAQINLQTASKEELMSIKGIGEKKAEQIMEYRKKNTIKNPEDLKNIKGFGDSIVGNVKESGKTSKEKTEKKVQDKKEEKKKELNKAVDKKIEKTTGALVPKL
- a CDS encoding aldehyde dehydrogenase family protein, translated to MSTIEVTSPFDGRVVGSVPFTTVEGVQQAIDTAYERFLDVDNWIPKYKRIEILENLMKIMSSQVEELTILCASEGGKPYIDSKVEIQRAINGVKIAIEQIGLQEGQEIAMGHTPSSANRMAYTMKEPIGVVAAISAFNHPFNLAIHQVIPAIAVGCPVIIRPATQTPMSALRLVELLKEAGLPDGWAQAVVCDRAGGELLVTSPKTAFFTFIGSGPVGWYLNSKASAGTRSALEHGGVAPVIVEPDADVEAMIPDLVKGGFYHAGQVCVSVQRIFVHESLAEVVASKIAEKASKLIVGDQLDPKTEVGPLINHNEVNRVEEWVNEAVEKGGKILTGGKRISDSCFEPTVIVNPADDAIISQKEIFGPVVCVYSYKTLDEAIKRANQLDVSFQAAVFTKNLDTALKAVKRLNATAVMVNDHTAFRVDWMPFGGARTSGLGLGGIPDSMREMQNQKMMVIKSPVL
- a CDS encoding Crp/Fnr family transcriptional regulator → MINIAQNDFNFFSFLKEEDLNRLKEITIKKYFNKDEILFYKGDEPKYLHLLIKGIAKLYTYDHKENEVVIHNLMAPSLIAEIVNYEDLKFPANCSFETKAEVLLIDYEKFKTEFLLKPEISMFFIKSLTRKIKALESFINYNISSNSLEKIAKFLIDNESILINLKQVKIAQLLNITPETFSRKLAKLKKEKIIQNEKGYIKILNHEKLKACFTN
- a CDS encoding acetolactate synthase large subunit, whose translation is MNASELFVKALENEGVEYIFGIPGEENLDFLEALRTSNIKLILTRHEQGAGFMAATYGRLTGKVGVCISTLGPGATNFATSAAYAQLGGMPMMMITGQKPIKKSKQGRFQIIDIVGMMKPMTKYAKQVVNGNNIPSMVREAFKIATTERPGAVHIELPEDIAAEEVEFNIYPVKPFRYPTACKGAVADAIKMIESAKRPLLLIGAGANRTRIGNALTDFVNKTGMPFFSTQMGKGVIDENHPLCLSTAALSKDDFIHCAIERADLIINVGHDVIEKPPFFMENTPDATKVIHVNFFPSEVDDTYFPQLDVVGDIAGSVQEMTEAITAQEHWDFDYYARLADDIRTRLSKYFGDNRFPILPQRAVRAIRQALNDEDIVTLDNGVYKLWFARNYRCAKPNTLLLDNALATMGAGLPSGMAAKMINPDKKVVAVCGDGGFMMNSQEMETAVRLGLDLTVIILNDNAYGMIKWKQTGMGFETFGLDLDNPDFVKYAESYGAHGHRPQSVEEFTETLEKCVNGKGVHLIDLAVDYSLNHAILNDLLAKKQCLI
- the ung gene encoding uracil-DNA glycosylase; the protein is MTWEDVINLEKEKDYYKNLHNEIEKRYKTSTVFPEKKNIFKAFSLTKLENLKVVILGQDPYHGFGQAQGLAFSTPSEIKNPPSMVNILKEINDDLGKKSICEDGDLTLWAKQGVLLLNTILTVEESKPKSHHKLGWEIFTDNIIKYISENCSDIVFILWGAPAIAKTKLIDKSKHHILTSPHPSPLSSYRGFFGSKQFSKTNEILTSLKKEPINW
- a CDS encoding LemA family protein, producing the protein MKKIILILVLAIVLPLIYIVVVNYNNVPKLDENVKEKWSQVQNQYKRRADLIPNLVETVKAYASHEKSTFVEVTEARSKVSQINLDVNNLNPQMLEQFSQAQAGLSSALSKLMVVVEKYPELKANENFLSLQSQLEGTENRITVARRDFIEAVKLYNLELRTMPGKLVAAIAHPDAQIKETFSASQTEQEAPKVKF
- a CDS encoding TPM domain-containing protein, which gives rise to MKKIIIFLLFIFSFLNADISQYFPKLDSRVIDEAKILSPNVKKDIDLILKEEEEKSSNQIVVVILNSLHGYTIEEYSYQLGRYWQIGQKDKNNGVLLVISMDERKIRIEVGYGLEGALTDKIAHEIINYTIKPNFKANQYELGILKAVNEMIASIKGEYVAKPKNSEFNDVINAFIPLAFFALIFISMFINSISRKLKSQFLYKVTNSSMGSSFFAFFSYIMSEAFTTSNLIVALIVFIVVFIFNLKTARDVDFDKLSKSNYTNSSRNSGGFGGFNSSRRSSGGGFSGRGGSFGGGGASGGW
- a CDS encoding TPM domain-containing protein, with translation MILKDNEKELISQEIENLERFSSAELVAVITQKSSDYKYASLIISIFLTFLFSFILYFLKEISTLELLQYQLLIFIGTNLFFIKFNNLTLKLLPLSYKHQKASLKANEQFYNLGLNKTKSKQAIMFFVSLDEKYVEIITDTEISKKIPNEFWEQLVYEFTLDIKKDDFLSGYLKAIKTSKAMLIQHFPIQNDDENELSNEVIELK
- a CDS encoding nitrous oxide-stimulated promoter family protein — its product is MTKEKFELEIKTLKTFYELYCKDKHEIQEKIQNNIEYKSNFFTLELSLCQDCQKAINYSFKKLQSCPHEIKPRCRKCPNPCYEKENWKETAKVMKYSSIKLSLGKIKSRIFNLFN